One window of the Amycolatopsis mediterranei genome contains the following:
- a CDS encoding helix-turn-helix transcriptional regulator has protein sequence MDASWSDPRQVLDVVERLLSAPRPQLLSRFTAELAKLIPHRAAAMQTGDCPRSPLKVIGDEAITQAVTSVELQRLVDRSEPGRAVVTDGVLGGVERRLVLLASTPAVGQGAVIVVVPEAAEPPPAELELAARLWHIVSTDAGQRATDPGPDVLAGSLAAASARAQAVTDLGQIHAATLVTVLSVLRSGRLSDAVARRTAADLAADALLELKGVIDRDQVLSAQQADAAFAVLKTQLADLVRHTEVDVDLVDPVGDASLPQDIAHTARTLTRGLVLAALDQPATTRLRASWRVDGPVLRITVRDDCPEVADAVPPRGLTERLTTLGGHWEVDAVPSWGTTVTAVLPLGVAEPPELRALDRLNPRELEVLSGISQGLRNRQIAEQLQLSEHTVKFHVRNILDKLDVSSRGEAAALARDLPLEPVARRTA, from the coding sequence ATGGACGCTTCCTGGTCGGATCCACGGCAGGTGCTGGACGTCGTCGAGCGGCTCCTGTCGGCACCGCGGCCCCAGTTGCTCAGCCGGTTCACCGCCGAGCTGGCCAAGCTGATCCCGCACCGCGCGGCCGCGATGCAGACGGGCGACTGTCCCCGCAGTCCCCTCAAGGTCATCGGCGACGAAGCGATCACGCAGGCCGTGACCAGCGTCGAGCTGCAGCGGCTGGTCGACCGCAGCGAACCGGGCAGGGCCGTGGTGACCGACGGCGTGCTCGGCGGCGTCGAGCGCCGTCTGGTCCTGCTCGCTTCGACCCCGGCCGTCGGGCAGGGCGCGGTGATCGTGGTGGTGCCCGAGGCCGCGGAGCCGCCGCCCGCGGAGCTGGAGCTGGCGGCCCGGCTGTGGCACATCGTCAGCACCGATGCGGGCCAGCGGGCGACGGACCCGGGCCCGGACGTCCTGGCCGGCAGCCTCGCCGCGGCCTCCGCACGCGCCCAGGCGGTCACCGACCTCGGCCAGATACACGCGGCAACCCTGGTCACGGTCCTGTCGGTCCTCCGCTCCGGCCGGCTCTCCGACGCCGTCGCCCGCCGGACCGCGGCCGACCTCGCCGCCGACGCGTTGCTCGAGCTCAAAGGGGTCATCGACCGCGACCAGGTCCTGTCCGCGCAGCAGGCGGACGCGGCATTCGCCGTCCTCAAGACCCAGCTGGCCGACCTGGTCCGGCACACGGAAGTCGACGTCGACCTCGTCGATCCCGTCGGCGACGCGTCTCTCCCGCAGGACATCGCCCACACGGCACGGACGCTCACCCGCGGCCTGGTACTCGCGGCGTTGGACCAGCCAGCGACCACGCGTTTGCGGGCGTCCTGGCGGGTGGACGGACCGGTGCTGCGAATCACGGTCCGCGACGATTGCCCGGAAGTCGCCGACGCGGTCCCGCCCCGAGGCCTGACCGAGCGCCTCACGACCCTCGGCGGCCACTGGGAGGTCGACGCCGTGCCGAGCTGGGGCACCACGGTCACGGCGGTCCTCCCGCTCGGCGTGGCCGAACCGCCGGAGCTGCGTGCCCTCGATCGGCTCAACCCGCGCGAACTGGAGGTCCTGTCGGGTATCTCCCAGGGCCTGCGCAACCGGCAGATCGCCGAACAACTGCAGCTCAGCGAGCACACGGTGAAGTTCCACGTCCGCAACATCCTCGACAAGCTCGACGTGAGTTCCCGCGGCGAAGCGGCCGCGCTAGCCCGTGACCTGCCGCTGGAACCGGTGGCGCGTCGCACTGCCTGA
- a CDS encoding MFS transporter, producing the protein MASTIDSAPRRRSVLWSAEHRLTTIALLLVVTLVAFESMGVATAMPTLVADLHGSALYSWPFTIFLISSVVATVLSGRIGDRRGPAPALLAGPVLFAAGLLVAGTASGMPMLLLGRALQGFGAGLLLVSVSLLIALTFTDHERPVIYAANAAAWVLPAVIGPSVAGVVTVSVGWRWVFLGLVPLVVVGVLMLAVVVRRLPGHEPATGGRRASVPQAIIAALGVAALTWAAQHQSLIALGYGTVGLIALGYALRTLLPSGTLTSRPGLPTVIASRALIAGAYAGMEAYLPLTMSAVHGYSPALAGLPLTITALGWSAASAAQGRYLDWSREASLRTGFWLVAAGLVGFGLVSQPWFPGWVAFVACAVGGAGMGIAMPAMSVLLLRYSPEGERGFNTSAMQLADWIGSALLIGLGGVLLGAVGSVLDPSPAMALLTVALVTLAAVGVRLTGRWPSKV; encoded by the coding sequence ATGGCCTCGACGATCGACTCCGCACCTCGCCGCCGAAGTGTGCTCTGGAGCGCGGAGCACCGGCTGACCACGATCGCGCTGCTGCTCGTGGTCACGCTGGTCGCGTTCGAGAGCATGGGCGTGGCGACGGCGATGCCCACGCTGGTCGCCGACCTCCACGGGTCGGCGCTCTACTCGTGGCCTTTCACGATCTTCCTGATCTCCAGCGTGGTCGCGACGGTGCTTTCGGGCCGGATCGGCGACCGCCGCGGCCCGGCGCCGGCCCTGCTCGCCGGGCCCGTGTTGTTCGCGGCCGGTCTCCTGGTCGCGGGAACGGCGAGCGGGATGCCGATGCTGCTCCTCGGCCGCGCGTTGCAGGGCTTCGGCGCGGGATTGCTCCTCGTCTCGGTCTCGCTCCTGATCGCACTGACGTTCACCGACCACGAACGTCCGGTCATCTACGCGGCGAACGCTGCCGCGTGGGTCCTGCCCGCGGTCATCGGGCCTTCGGTGGCCGGAGTCGTGACGGTCAGCGTCGGCTGGCGCTGGGTCTTCCTCGGCTTGGTTCCGCTTGTGGTTGTCGGCGTGCTCATGCTGGCCGTGGTCGTCCGGCGCTTGCCCGGCCACGAACCCGCCACGGGCGGGCGACGGGCGAGCGTGCCGCAGGCGATCATCGCCGCGCTCGGCGTCGCAGCCTTGACGTGGGCGGCTCAGCATCAGTCACTCATCGCGCTCGGCTACGGCACGGTCGGACTGATCGCGTTGGGCTATGCGCTCCGCACGCTGCTGCCGTCCGGGACGTTGACTTCCCGCCCCGGCCTGCCGACGGTCATCGCCTCCCGTGCCCTGATCGCCGGAGCGTACGCCGGGATGGAGGCGTATCTCCCGCTGACGATGAGCGCGGTCCACGGTTACAGCCCCGCCCTCGCCGGCCTGCCACTGACGATCACGGCTCTGGGCTGGTCCGCGGCGTCGGCAGCGCAAGGCCGGTACCTCGACTGGTCGCGAGAGGCATCGCTGCGCACCGGGTTCTGGCTGGTCGCGGCCGGCCTGGTGGGCTTCGGTCTGGTTTCGCAACCGTGGTTTCCCGGCTGGGTCGCCTTCGTGGCCTGCGCGGTCGGCGGCGCAGGCATGGGGATCGCGATGCCCGCGATGTCCGTCCTCCTGCTCCGCTACTCGCCCGAGGGCGAGCGTGGATTCAATACCTCGGCGATGCAACTCGCGGACTGGATCGGCTCCGCGCTGCTCATCGGCCTGGGTGGGGTCCTGCTCGGCGCGGTCGGCTCGGTTCTAGACCCGTCGCCGGCGATGGCGCTGCTCACGGTGGCCTTGGTGACGCTCGCGGCCGTGGGTGTCCGGTTGACCGGGCGGTGGCCGTCAAAGGTGTGA
- a CDS encoding cysteine desulfurase family protein gives MTYLDHAATTPMLPEAIAAMTEALSTVGNASALHSSGRRARRMVEEARETIAEALGARPSEVIFTGGGTESDNLAIKGIYWARRGEQEQRRRILCGAAEHHAVLDTVEWLEAHSGAEVTLLDVDSQGRVSPDILRAAIAADPETVALATVMWANNEVGTVNPIAELASVCAEFDIPFHTDAVQAVGAAPVDFAASGVAALTLTGHKLGGPFGVGALLLGRDVPCAPLLHGGGQERNVRSGTLDVPAIVGFAAAVRISVACRADYAKRVEELRDELVEAVRREVPDAVLNGGDGERLPSHAHFTFPGCAGDSLLMLLDAKGIECSTGSACTAGVAQPSHVLLAMGADPAAARGSLRFSLGHTSTAADIDAVAAEIGGVVMRARQAGLAGMRKQTQKQEV, from the coding sequence ATGACCTATCTCGACCACGCGGCGACCACTCCGATGTTGCCCGAAGCCATAGCGGCGATGACCGAGGCGCTGTCCACCGTGGGCAACGCCTCGGCACTGCATTCTTCGGGCCGCCGGGCTCGCCGGATGGTCGAAGAAGCCCGCGAAACCATCGCCGAGGCGCTGGGCGCCCGTCCCTCCGAGGTGATCTTCACCGGCGGAGGCACCGAGAGCGACAACCTCGCGATCAAGGGCATCTACTGGGCTCGTCGCGGCGAGCAGGAGCAGCGTCGCCGCATTCTGTGCGGTGCCGCGGAGCACCACGCTGTGCTGGATACCGTCGAATGGCTCGAGGCCCACAGCGGCGCCGAGGTCACACTGCTCGACGTGGACAGCCAGGGACGGGTGTCGCCTGACATCCTCCGGGCAGCCATCGCCGCGGATCCCGAGACCGTGGCGTTGGCCACCGTGATGTGGGCGAACAACGAGGTCGGCACGGTCAACCCGATCGCCGAGCTGGCGTCGGTGTGCGCCGAGTTCGACATCCCGTTCCACACCGACGCGGTCCAGGCCGTCGGGGCCGCGCCGGTCGACTTCGCCGCCAGCGGCGTCGCAGCGCTCACCCTGACCGGGCACAAGCTCGGCGGACCCTTCGGAGTGGGAGCGCTTCTGCTTGGACGGGACGTGCCTTGCGCGCCTCTGCTGCACGGCGGAGGCCAGGAACGCAACGTTCGCTCCGGCACCCTGGACGTCCCGGCAATCGTGGGTTTCGCAGCTGCCGTCCGAATCAGCGTCGCGTGCCGAGCCGACTACGCGAAGCGCGTTGAGGAGCTTCGAGACGAGCTCGTCGAGGCGGTCCGACGCGAGGTCCCCGACGCCGTCCTCAACGGTGGAGATGGCGAGAGGCTGCCCAGCCATGCCCACTTCACCTTCCCCGGATGCGCCGGCGACAGCCTGTTGATGCTGCTCGACGCCAAGGGCATCGAATGCTCGACGGGATCGGCGTGCACCGCAGGCGTCGCCCAGCCAAGCCACGTGCTGCTCGCCATGGGGGCCGACCCGGCAGCGGCTCGCGGTTCCCTTCGTTTCTCACTCGGCCACACATCCACCGCCGCGGACATCGACGCCGTGGCTGCGGAGATCGGTGGCGTCGTCATGCGCGCCCGGCAGGCCGGCCTTGCCGGAATGCGCAAGCAGACCCAGAAGCAAGAGGTGTAA
- the mnmA gene encoding tRNA 2-thiouridine(34) synthase MnmA — translation MRVLAAMSGGVDSAVAAARAVDAGHDVVGVHLALSAKPGTLRTGSRGCCTIEDSHDARRAADILGIPFYIWDFAERFTEEVVETFVGEYAAGRTPNPCVTCNEKIKFEALLEKAMALGFDAVATGHYARLTVVDGVPELRRSADSGKDQSYVLASLTPDQLSHAMFPLGDSWKTDVRAEAERRGLSVANKPDSHDICFIPDGDTKKFLENRLGQRPGELVDAETGAVLGRHTGVHGFTVGQRKGLGIDAPAPDGRPRYVLSLEPVSGSVKVGSVADLGVKVIEADRATWPSGRPLTEPTECVVQVRAHGGIVDAVADVDDDTMTVHLREPLRGVAPGQVVVLYRPDPGDGDVVLGSAKISGTR, via the coding sequence ATGCGGGTTTTGGCCGCGATGAGCGGAGGAGTGGACTCGGCGGTCGCCGCGGCGCGCGCGGTCGACGCCGGGCACGATGTCGTCGGGGTGCATCTGGCTCTGTCCGCCAAACCGGGAACTCTGCGGACCGGCTCGCGCGGGTGTTGCACGATCGAGGACTCACACGACGCCCGGCGAGCTGCTGACATCCTCGGAATCCCGTTCTACATCTGGGATTTCGCCGAGCGCTTCACCGAAGAGGTCGTGGAAACCTTCGTCGGCGAATACGCCGCCGGGCGCACCCCGAATCCTTGTGTCACCTGCAACGAGAAGATCAAGTTCGAAGCGCTCCTCGAAAAGGCGATGGCGCTGGGATTCGATGCGGTCGCGACAGGTCACTACGCGCGTCTCACCGTGGTAGACGGTGTGCCTGAGTTGCGTCGTAGCGCGGACAGCGGCAAGGACCAGTCGTACGTACTCGCCTCGCTGACGCCGGACCAGCTCAGTCACGCGATGTTCCCCCTGGGCGACTCCTGGAAGACCGACGTGCGGGCCGAGGCGGAGCGACGAGGCCTGTCCGTCGCCAACAAGCCGGACAGCCACGACATCTGCTTCATCCCGGACGGCGACACCAAGAAGTTCCTGGAGAACCGGCTGGGACAGCGTCCTGGCGAGCTCGTGGACGCGGAAACGGGTGCGGTCCTCGGCCGGCACACGGGCGTGCACGGGTTCACGGTCGGCCAGCGCAAGGGGCTGGGGATCGATGCTCCGGCGCCCGACGGCCGTCCTCGGTACGTCCTGTCGCTCGAACCGGTGTCGGGCTCCGTCAAGGTCGGCTCCGTGGCCGACCTGGGCGTCAAGGTGATCGAGGCTGACCGGGCGACCTGGCCCAGCGGCCGGCCGTTGACCGAACCCACCGAATGCGTGGTCCAGGTCAGGGCCCACGGAGGGATCGTGGATGCGGTCGCCGACGTGGACGACGACACCATGACGGTGCACTTGCGCGAGCCGCTGCGCGGGGTCGCTCCGGGTCAGGTCGTCGTTCTCTACCGCCCCGATCCCGGCGATGGAGACGTCGTCCTCGGCAGCGCGAAGATTTCCGGCACCCGCTGA
- a CDS encoding DUF222 domain-containing protein, whose translation MTHSQPVHKLVPALVQSADGELPFVLQSVRADPNTLQRMKDDQVIDLIRDTEAEISKLQAVQLRAIADLSVRRRRATSASSEVALALSVTEHRASAIVSAANALIARLPRMLNLMDDGRLDLYRAMKVTDATAWLSGEHVRVVDATLEDRVPGRNATQVRRAAAYAAAQADPDGAALRTERKLVERRFTLRHQDTGVTHLSVNNAPTEKATAAYARVDQSARALKTPDEPRTLDQLRADVAIDLLLSGTGGPSERTEVFLHIDLATYLGLNQTPAALSGRGPIASALARHIIGGPDTTLRRVLTDPRTGHAVELSPTRYSLEQDEFIRVRDQECRQPGCTRPAQRCGIKATRTKGESGGVADQAVTFCSRHSKLEGQPGWDYEVTPGGIVNVATPTGQVHSTTPPSMHPGRRRANRLRKKPRRK comes from the coding sequence ATGACACATTCACAACCAGTCCACAAGCTCGTCCCCGCACTCGTCCAGAGCGCCGACGGCGAACTTCCGTTCGTGCTGCAATCGGTCCGCGCCGACCCGAACACGTTGCAGCGCATGAAAGACGACCAGGTCATCGATCTGATCCGCGATACCGAAGCGGAGATCTCGAAGCTGCAGGCGGTGCAGCTGAGAGCGATCGCAGACTTGAGCGTAAGACGGAGACGGGCAACCAGCGCGTCCTCGGAAGTCGCGTTGGCCTTGTCCGTAACGGAACACCGCGCCAGTGCCATCGTTTCCGCGGCCAACGCGCTCATTGCCCGCCTCCCCCGCATGCTCAACCTCATGGACGACGGCCGGCTCGACCTCTACCGCGCTATGAAGGTCACCGACGCGACGGCATGGCTGTCGGGAGAGCACGTACGCGTCGTCGACGCAACGCTCGAGGATCGGGTGCCAGGACGGAACGCCACCCAGGTTCGCCGGGCCGCGGCCTACGCCGCCGCGCAGGCCGATCCCGACGGCGCGGCGCTCCGCACCGAGAGAAAACTCGTCGAGCGGCGGTTCACCCTGCGCCACCAAGACACCGGCGTGACCCATCTGTCGGTCAACAACGCACCGACGGAGAAGGCAACCGCTGCCTATGCCCGCGTCGACCAGTCCGCCCGTGCGTTGAAGACGCCGGACGAACCGCGCACGCTGGATCAGCTCCGAGCGGACGTGGCCATCGACCTGCTGCTCAGCGGCACCGGAGGCCCGAGCGAACGCACCGAGGTCTTCCTGCACATCGACCTGGCCACCTACCTCGGCCTCAATCAGACCCCGGCGGCGTTGTCCGGTCGCGGGCCCATCGCGTCTGCGCTGGCTCGGCACATCATCGGCGGACCCGACACGACGCTGCGCCGAGTTCTCACCGATCCGCGAACCGGTCACGCAGTCGAGCTGTCGCCGACGCGCTACTCGCTCGAGCAGGACGAGTTCATCAGGGTTCGCGACCAAGAGTGCCGGCAGCCCGGATGCACGCGCCCTGCACAGCGCTGCGGGATCAAAGCGACCCGCACGAAGGGCGAGTCCGGCGGCGTTGCAGACCAGGCCGTCACCTTCTGCTCGCGGCACAGCAAGCTGGAGGGACAGCCTGGCTGGGACTACGAAGTCACGCCGGGCGGCATCGTCAACGTCGCGACGCCGACAGGACAGGTCCACTCGACAACGCCACCGTCGATGCACCCCGGCCGCCGACGGGCGAACCGGCTCCGGAAGAAGCCCCGGCGGAAGTGA
- a CDS encoding GNAT family N-acetyltransferase gives MADYTIRRARREDIEPIVHMLADDQLGATRDDPGELEPYLRAFDEIDADPNQLLVVVASGDKPVGTLQLTIIPGLARRGALRGQIEAVRIHADHRGTGLGADLVRWAIDESRRRGCALVQLTSDSSRTNAHRLYERLGFTPSHTGFKLKL, from the coding sequence GTGGCCGACTACACCATCCGCAGAGCACGGCGAGAAGACATCGAGCCGATCGTGCACATGCTGGCGGATGACCAGCTCGGCGCCACCCGGGACGATCCCGGCGAACTCGAGCCGTACCTGCGCGCCTTTGACGAGATCGACGCCGATCCGAACCAGCTTTTGGTGGTCGTCGCGTCAGGCGACAAGCCGGTCGGCACCCTGCAGCTGACGATCATTCCGGGGCTCGCGAGGCGTGGCGCGCTTCGCGGCCAGATCGAGGCCGTGCGGATCCACGCCGACCATCGAGGCACCGGACTGGGCGCCGATCTCGTCCGCTGGGCGATCGACGAGTCGCGGCGGCGCGGGTGCGCCTTGGTGCAACTCACGTCGGACAGCTCTCGGACCAACGCACACCGGCTCTACGAGCGGCTCGGATTCACGCCCAGCCACACGGGATTCAAGCTCAAGCTCTGA
- a CDS encoding GNAT family N-acetyltransferase, translating to MEVIRRARATDIEALVRLFAAPGEPLAAALRELMNTPHVTLVVAEDDNGVAGTAQLTVLRGLSWDGAPRGLLEGIRAARRGVTSALLTWGIDEARRRGCARIHLDSGVNRADLRDFYARFGFEYSYQGFTRVL from the coding sequence ATGGAGGTCATCAGACGCGCCCGGGCAACGGACATCGAGGCGCTTGTGCGCCTGTTCGCAGCACCGGGCGAGCCGTTGGCAGCCGCGCTCCGGGAACTCATGAACACTCCGCATGTCACGCTGGTCGTGGCGGAGGACGACAACGGTGTCGCCGGCACTGCACAGCTGACCGTGCTTCGAGGCCTCTCCTGGGACGGCGCGCCCCGTGGCCTGCTCGAGGGCATCCGCGCCGCGCGACGCGGTGTGACCAGCGCACTCCTGACCTGGGGCATCGACGAAGCCCGCCGGCGCGGGTGCGCACGCATCCACCTCGATTCGGGCGTCAACCGCGCCGACCTGCGAGATTTTTACGCACGCTTCGGTTTCGAGTACAGCTACCAAGGATTCACCCGCGTGCTGTGA
- a CDS encoding MBL fold metallo-hydrolase, with translation MEPLPESSDRNWTEPGIYEVSSGVYRIPLPLPNDALRAVNVYAVTDGEKLVLVDSGWALTVARQQLADALSGIGAGLADVSEFLVTHVHRDHYSQAVVLRRDFGSKIALGQDEEPSLKASGNPDRLPMEAQVDLLFQAGAGEVVEALARQFGTNRRHTEADLWEAPDEWLTPGPRPILPGREFEVVATPGHTSGHVVFVDDTADLLFSGDHVLPHITPSIGFQPVPAELPLNDFIGSLRLVRAMPDRRMLPAHGPVSESVHTRVDELLEHHRQRLETTASQIEAGATCAYEAAHRIGWTRRSRKLSEMDSFNQMLAVLETAAHLDLLVSQGKLSAQTVDGVRRYAVA, from the coding sequence GTGGAACCGTTGCCGGAAAGCAGCGACAGGAACTGGACCGAGCCCGGAATCTACGAGGTCTCGTCCGGCGTCTACCGGATCCCGTTGCCGCTGCCCAACGATGCTCTGCGCGCAGTCAACGTCTACGCGGTCACCGACGGTGAGAAGCTGGTCCTGGTCGATTCCGGTTGGGCGCTGACCGTGGCCCGGCAACAGCTCGCCGACGCTCTGAGCGGGATCGGCGCCGGACTCGCCGACGTCAGCGAGTTCCTCGTGACCCACGTGCATCGGGACCACTATTCGCAGGCGGTGGTCCTCCGTCGTGACTTCGGTTCGAAGATCGCTCTCGGTCAGGACGAAGAGCCATCGCTCAAGGCATCCGGCAATCCCGACCGCCTGCCGATGGAAGCCCAGGTCGACCTCTTGTTCCAGGCCGGGGCCGGCGAAGTCGTGGAGGCGCTGGCCCGCCAGTTCGGCACGAACCGGCGGCACACGGAAGCCGACCTCTGGGAAGCGCCCGACGAATGGCTGACACCGGGCCCGCGGCCGATCCTGCCCGGGCGCGAGTTCGAAGTCGTCGCCACTCCAGGGCACACCTCCGGTCACGTCGTCTTCGTCGACGACACCGCCGACCTGTTGTTCTCCGGTGACCACGTGCTTCCGCACATCACCCCCTCCATCGGGTTCCAGCCGGTACCGGCCGAACTGCCGCTCAACGACTTCATCGGCTCACTTCGCTTGGTGCGCGCGATGCCGGACCGCCGCATGCTTCCCGCCCACGGCCCGGTGTCCGAGAGCGTGCACACCCGAGTCGACGAACTGCTGGAACACCATCGTCAACGTCTCGAGACGACAGCCTCCCAAATCGAGGCCGGCGCTACTTGCGCGTACGAAGCCGCGCACCGGATCGGCTGGACCCGCCGCAGCCGCAAACTGTCCGAAATGGACTCCTTCAATCAAATGCTTGCGGTCCTCGAAACCGCGGCACACCTCGATCTCCTGGTTTCCCAAGGGAAACTGAGCGCCCAGACCGTCGACGGCGTTCGTCGTTACGCGGTGGCCTGA
- a CDS encoding phospholipid scramblase-related protein: MTSSPPQPGWYPDARDPRLHRWWDGRAWTADTRPAAPFPPHSDSEPIELDIERAHDPARIQNQVNRATRGRGGTRAGGGTLFTEPVLVVNQRAKLIEMANEFGVFDQNGNRLGGVVEVGQSTLKKAIRLLTNYDQFLTHKFEVRDANHSTVLKVTRPAKVFKSRFLVTRADETPIGEIVQENVFGKIRFGFIVDGRSVGGIFAENWRAWNFSIRDHADTEVARVTKTWGGFLKAAFTTADNYVVEIPHPLPDPLASMVVAAALTIDTALKQDTD; this comes from the coding sequence ATGACGAGTTCGCCACCGCAGCCGGGCTGGTACCCGGACGCGCGGGACCCCCGTCTGCACCGATGGTGGGACGGCCGGGCCTGGACCGCCGACACCCGCCCGGCCGCCCCCTTTCCGCCGCACAGCGACTCCGAGCCGATCGAGCTGGACATCGAACGCGCCCACGACCCGGCCCGGATTCAGAACCAGGTCAATCGCGCGACACGTGGCCGAGGCGGAACACGCGCCGGGGGCGGGACCCTGTTCACCGAGCCGGTCCTGGTGGTCAACCAGCGCGCCAAGCTCATCGAGATGGCCAACGAGTTCGGCGTCTTCGACCAAAACGGCAACCGGCTCGGCGGGGTCGTCGAGGTGGGCCAGAGCACGCTGAAAAAGGCGATCCGGCTCCTGACCAACTACGACCAGTTCCTGACCCACAAATTCGAAGTGCGCGACGCGAACCACAGCACCGTGCTCAAGGTGACCCGGCCGGCGAAGGTGTTCAAGTCCCGGTTCCTCGTCACCAGGGCCGACGAGACGCCGATCGGCGAGATCGTCCAGGAGAACGTCTTCGGCAAGATCCGGTTCGGCTTCATCGTCGACGGCCGGTCGGTCGGCGGGATCTTCGCCGAGAACTGGCGAGCCTGGAACTTCTCGATTCGCGACCACGCCGACACCGAGGTCGCCCGGGTGACGAAGACCTGGGGCGGATTCCTCAAAGCCGCCTTCACCACGGCCGACAACTACGTCGTGGAGATCCCTCATCCGCTGCCGGATCCGCTCGCCAGCATGGTGGTCGCCGCGGCCTTGACGATCGACACGGCCCTGAAGCAGGACACCGACTGA
- a CDS encoding methionine synthase: MSERIWPSGAATAIGSMPGDDPAEAAAVVFGELPDFPHLPELPARGVGADVLGRSAALLVDLAVEVVPSGYRVASRPGHEHRRALDLLRWDLDAVQEAREKSGVTPPLFKVQLAGPWTLGAGIELPRGHRVLTDRGALRDFTSSLLDGLAEHVAEVRARIGAPVVVQFDEPSLPAVLAGDLSTPSGYGNVPAVPAPEARQLLTTVIEGARRITDRPVILHCCAAKPPLRLLREAGADALAFDLAALDGASAAFLDEIGEVWDGGATLFMGAVPTTSPSSPLSLKDVGEPAFRLADRLGFNRSVLAERAVPTPACGLAGATPDWMRRALALTRDLGKAFVEPPEGW; the protein is encoded by the coding sequence GTGAGTGAGCGAATCTGGCCCAGCGGAGCCGCAACGGCCATCGGATCGATGCCGGGCGACGACCCCGCTGAAGCGGCGGCGGTCGTGTTCGGAGAACTGCCCGACTTTCCGCATCTGCCCGAGCTGCCGGCCCGCGGCGTCGGAGCGGACGTGCTCGGCCGGTCCGCGGCACTGCTCGTCGACCTGGCTGTCGAGGTCGTGCCGAGCGGCTACCGCGTCGCCTCCCGGCCTGGGCACGAACACCGCCGGGCCCTCGACCTGCTGCGCTGGGATCTCGACGCCGTACAGGAGGCGCGGGAGAAGTCCGGGGTCACCCCGCCGCTCTTCAAGGTTCAGCTGGCCGGGCCGTGGACGCTCGGCGCCGGGATCGAACTGCCCCGGGGCCACCGGGTGCTCACCGATCGCGGGGCTTTGCGGGACTTCACGTCGTCCCTGCTGGACGGCCTGGCCGAACACGTCGCGGAAGTGCGGGCCAGGATCGGCGCACCGGTCGTGGTCCAGTTCGACGAACCGTCGCTGCCCGCGGTGCTGGCCGGCGACCTGTCGACGCCGTCCGGCTACGGGAACGTCCCCGCGGTGCCGGCGCCTGAGGCCCGTCAGCTGCTCACCACGGTGATCGAGGGCGCGCGACGGATCACCGATCGCCCGGTGATCCTGCACTGCTGCGCCGCGAAACCGCCCCTAAGGCTGCTGCGTGAGGCCGGTGCGGACGCCTTGGCCTTCGACCTCGCAGCGCTCGACGGTGCCTCTGCCGCGTTCCTCGACGAGATCGGCGAGGTGTGGGACGGCGGGGCGACCCTGTTCATGGGCGCGGTTCCGACGACCTCGCCGTCGTCTCCGCTGAGCCTGAAGGATGTCGGAGAGCCGGCGTTCCGGCTGGCCGACCGGCTCGGCTTCAACCGCAGCGTCCTCGCCGAACGGGCGGTGCCGACACCGGCCTGTGGCCTTGCCGGCGCGACGCCGGACTGGATGCGGCGGGCCCTGGCGCTGACCCGGGACCTCGGCAAAGCCTTCGTGGAGCCGCCGGAAGGCTGGTGA